In a genomic window of Shouchella clausii:
- a CDS encoding esterase/lipase family protein: MRLIRLSFLTVLVCLLTWGGAYSSEVRAQQTSSIDFDKPIVLVHGIGGAGYNFYSIERKLRSIGYDRSDLHAIDFADRSGNNYRNSRQLRDFINEVLTNYDVDEVNIIAHSMGGANTLRYLTQLGGVEHVDKVITLGGANRLGASSVPDGVDFTSIYSSSDLIVANSLSRIDGANNIHVPGVTHLLLLTNNRVQDLIVEALEKE; the protein is encoded by the coding sequence ATGAGATTAATTCGCTTGTCATTTTTAACGGTTTTAGTATGTTTGCTTACATGGGGAGGTGCTTATTCTTCTGAAGTCCGTGCACAACAAACATCAAGTATCGATTTTGATAAACCAATTGTGCTTGTACATGGGATTGGAGGAGCCGGTTACAATTTCTATAGCATCGAAAGAAAGCTAAGGAGCATTGGCTACGATCGTTCTGACTTACATGCAATAGATTTCGCCGACCGCTCCGGAAACAATTACAGAAACTCCCGGCAATTGAGAGACTTTATTAATGAAGTGCTAACCAATTATGATGTCGATGAAGTAAATATTATAGCCCACAGCATGGGGGGAGCAAATACATTACGGTATCTCACCCAACTTGGAGGCGTTGAACATGTAGACAAAGTTATTACGCTAGGAGGAGCCAACCGCTTGGGAGCAAGTTCCGTGCCAGACGGAGTCGATTTTACATCGATTTATAGCAGTTCCGATTTGATTGTAGCCAACAGTTTGTCGCGCATTGACGGGGCAAATAACATCCACGTTCCAGGCGTAACGCATCTGCTTCTTTTGACAAATAATAGGGTTCAAGATCTGATTGTCGAGGCATTAGAGAAGGAATAG
- a CDS encoding alpha/beta hydrolase, producing the protein MIGCLCIHGFTGDPWEVQPIADELAKQPGWLVYTPVLPGHGQGSLRELKHVTYKQWVFAVEVAAEEMRKRCDRLYVIGFSMGGMLASYIAARFPVDKLVLLNAAAYYMNPKQFVKDMFSAIRYHLTGEQEGDELIELYERKFRTTPFAAVHQFLQLVQKTKPYASKVTVPTLIIQGELDGLVPLKSAYYLYDVIGSKTKQIKVMKRSRHMICHGYEADKVIEEIKMFLTDRQTEREDDNEISAT; encoded by the coding sequence GTGATTGGGTGTCTATGTATACATGGCTTTACTGGGGATCCGTGGGAAGTACAGCCTATTGCCGATGAACTGGCAAAGCAGCCTGGCTGGCTTGTTTATACGCCTGTATTGCCTGGCCACGGCCAAGGAAGTTTGCGGGAGTTAAAGCATGTGACATACAAACAGTGGGTATTTGCTGTGGAAGTAGCGGCTGAAGAAATGAGAAAACGGTGCGACCGCCTTTATGTGATTGGTTTTTCAATGGGTGGAATGCTTGCCAGTTACATAGCAGCCCGTTTTCCTGTCGACAAGCTTGTACTGTTAAACGCTGCTGCCTACTATATGAATCCGAAACAGTTTGTAAAAGACATGTTCTCTGCCATTCGCTACCACCTGACTGGCGAACAAGAAGGCGATGAGCTGATTGAACTTTATGAAAGGAAATTCAGGACAACGCCATTCGCCGCTGTACACCAATTTTTGCAACTCGTCCAAAAAACGAAGCCTTATGCAAGTAAAGTGACGGTGCCAACGCTCATTATCCAAGGAGAGCTTGATGGCCTTGTTCCATTAAAGTCAGCTTATTATCTTTATGATGTAATTGGGTCCAAAACAAAACAAATTAAAGTGATGAAACGATCACGCCATATGATTTGCCATGGATATGAAGCCGATAAAGTGATTGAGGAAATTAAAATGTTTCTGACAGATAGACAAACAGAGAGGGAAGATGACAATGAAATTAGTGCCACCTAA
- a CDS encoding aspartate aminotransferase family protein — MSQEWNDLAQTIPYRLAPSMAKDHPNLPVEKEEGCYYYGVDGKTYLDFTSGIAVTNVGHRHPKIVAAIQEEAGRFTHGPIGVIQYESILQLANELAEIMPGDLDCFFFGNSGTEAVEGALKLARHVTKRPYVISFNGCFHGRTLGSLSVSTSKAKYRKHQPAQGMAYQIPYYTPGDTEEQAIAKLDESFASLFAHQVSPDEVAAVIIEPVLGEGGYIVPPASWLKRIRSICDAYGMLLIFDEVQTGFGRTGEWFAAQTFGVVPDIMAIAKGIASGLPLSATVANHKLMQKWPLGSHATTFGGNPIACAAARATIAVIKEERLLENAKQVGAYAKQRLNAMQQKWPQIGAVRGIGMMFGIEIIDPETGEKDGDTAAKILDLALEEGVLFYFCGNAGEVLRMIPPLTVTKAEIDEGLEKLDRAFTRLG, encoded by the coding sequence ATGTCACAAGAATGGAATGATTTAGCACAAACTATTCCGTACCGCCTTGCCCCAAGCATGGCGAAAGACCATCCGAACTTGCCTGTAGAAAAAGAAGAAGGCTGTTATTATTACGGTGTCGACGGAAAAACCTATTTAGATTTTACATCAGGCATTGCTGTAACCAATGTCGGACACCGCCATCCAAAAATTGTCGCGGCGATCCAAGAAGAAGCTGGACGTTTTACGCATGGGCCAATTGGCGTCATCCAGTATGAATCAATTTTACAGCTTGCCAATGAGCTGGCTGAAATCATGCCAGGTGATTTAGATTGCTTCTTTTTTGGCAATAGCGGAACAGAGGCTGTAGAAGGGGCGCTTAAACTGGCCCGCCATGTGACAAAACGCCCGTACGTCATTTCTTTTAATGGCTGTTTCCACGGACGGACGCTCGGGTCGCTTAGCGTGAGCACGTCTAAAGCGAAGTACCGCAAGCACCAGCCCGCACAAGGGATGGCTTATCAAATTCCATATTACACGCCTGGCGATACGGAAGAACAAGCCATTGCCAAGCTTGATGAGTCATTTGCCTCCTTATTTGCCCACCAAGTATCACCAGACGAAGTAGCAGCCGTCATTATTGAACCTGTTCTTGGGGAAGGGGGGTATATTGTCCCGCCTGCCTCTTGGTTAAAACGAATTCGCTCTATTTGCGACGCGTACGGAATGCTGCTCATTTTTGACGAAGTGCAAACAGGATTTGGCCGGACAGGCGAATGGTTTGCAGCACAAACTTTTGGTGTCGTACCTGACATTATGGCGATTGCAAAGGGCATTGCTTCTGGGTTGCCACTCAGTGCCACTGTGGCCAATCATAAGCTCATGCAAAAGTGGCCTCTAGGAAGCCATGCCACGACTTTTGGCGGCAATCCGATTGCGTGTGCGGCGGCACGGGCCACAATTGCAGTAATAAAAGAGGAACGATTGCTTGAAAATGCCAAACAAGTAGGCGCTTATGCAAAACAACGTTTGAACGCGATGCAACAAAAATGGCCACAAATTGGTGCTGTCCGCGGCATAGGCATGATGTTTGGCATTGAAATTATCGACCCAGAAACGGGCGAAAAAGACGGCGACACTGCTGCAAAGATTTTGGACCTTGCATTAGAAGAAGGCGTTCTCTTTTATTTTTGCGGCAATGCCGGAGAAGTGTTGCGGATGATCCCACCATTAACTGTTACGAAAGCTGAAATCGATGAAGGCCTAGAGAAATTGGATCGGGCATTCACGCGGCTAGGCTAG
- the rnr gene encoding ribonuclease R — protein MAARLKEELLAYFQNEAKKPVTVDELEEQFGIASGDDFKKLIQGLNELEEEGSIVRTRTNRYGIPEKMNLVRGRVQGHAKGFAFVLPENGEEDIYVPQGSLAGAMNGDIVLVRMDERTSGARAEGKVIRIIERKVTEVVGEYKQFSSYALVVADDKRISADFLVVNGQEKGAVDGHKVIATITKYPEGRFGGEAEIKEVLGHKNDPGMDILSIIYKYGIPQSFSEEALAQAANVPDEITEADLQDRRDLRNEQIVTIDGADAKDLDDAVQVKKLENGHFLLGVHIADVSHYVEEGSPIDKEASDRATSVYLVDRVIPMIPHRLSNGICSLNPKVDRLTLSCQMEIDENGGVVNHEIFQSVIRTTERMTYSDVNKILVEQDEALRERYEALVPMFEAMEDLAQILRDKRFARGAIDFDFKEARVLVNEEGKATDVVLRERSVAEKLIEEFMLAANETVAEHFHWLKLPFVYRIHEDPDADKFNSFLEFITGFGYVVRGTANTVHPRALQALLEEISGEPEEMVISRVMLRSMKQAKYDVHPVGHFGLSADFYTHFTSPIRRYPDLLVHRLIRTYLIKGKTDRNTTAKWQEVLPGLTAHASEMERRAIDAERDTDSVKKAQYMEDKIGETFTGIISGVTNFGLFVELENTVEGLVHVSYLTDDYYHYDQKHYAMIGERSGTVFRIGDELEVRVIQVNVEEASVDFEIVGMQPRKPRKILERPKVIDGGKRQQRNGKKRDKNRLTGDPNKDGSRSKAKRKKKPFYENAPKAKRKKGRRKTRK, from the coding sequence ATGGCTGCTCGATTAAAAGAAGAGCTGCTTGCCTATTTTCAAAATGAGGCGAAAAAGCCTGTTACAGTAGATGAATTAGAAGAGCAGTTCGGCATAGCTTCTGGCGACGACTTTAAAAAGTTGATCCAAGGCTTGAATGAACTGGAAGAAGAGGGGAGCATTGTGCGCACGCGGACAAACCGTTACGGCATCCCCGAAAAAATGAATTTAGTGCGTGGCCGTGTCCAAGGCCATGCAAAAGGATTCGCTTTTGTGTTGCCTGAAAACGGCGAGGAAGACATTTATGTTCCACAAGGCTCCTTGGCAGGGGCAATGAATGGCGATATCGTCCTTGTCCGTATGGATGAACGGACAAGCGGCGCCCGGGCTGAAGGAAAAGTGATCCGCATTATTGAACGGAAAGTGACAGAAGTCGTCGGCGAGTATAAACAGTTTTCTTCGTATGCGTTAGTCGTTGCCGACGACAAACGGATTAGCGCAGACTTTCTTGTTGTCAACGGCCAGGAAAAAGGCGCAGTTGATGGCCATAAAGTAATCGCGACGATTACCAAATATCCAGAAGGGCGTTTCGGCGGAGAAGCAGAAATAAAAGAAGTCCTTGGCCATAAAAATGACCCAGGCATGGACATTCTGTCGATCATTTACAAATATGGCATCCCGCAAAGTTTTTCCGAAGAAGCGCTTGCACAAGCGGCAAACGTGCCAGATGAGATTACAGAAGCAGACTTGCAGGACAGGCGCGACTTAAGGAACGAGCAAATCGTCACCATTGACGGGGCTGATGCCAAAGACCTAGACGATGCTGTACAAGTAAAAAAATTGGAAAACGGCCATTTTTTGCTCGGCGTACACATTGCTGACGTTTCCCATTATGTCGAAGAAGGGTCGCCGATTGACAAGGAAGCGTCTGACCGCGCTACAAGCGTCTATCTAGTTGACCGTGTGATTCCGATGATTCCACACCGTCTTTCAAACGGCATTTGCAGTTTAAATCCAAAAGTAGACCGTTTGACGCTGTCTTGCCAAATGGAAATCGACGAAAATGGTGGCGTTGTGAACCACGAGATTTTCCAAAGTGTCATTCGAACGACAGAGCGGATGACATATAGCGACGTTAACAAAATACTAGTCGAACAAGACGAGGCCTTGCGAGAGCGTTATGAAGCGTTAGTGCCGATGTTTGAAGCAATGGAAGATTTGGCACAAATTTTAAGAGACAAACGCTTCGCCCGTGGCGCCATTGATTTTGATTTTAAAGAAGCAAGAGTGCTTGTCAATGAAGAAGGCAAAGCGACAGATGTTGTGTTGCGGGAACGCTCAGTTGCGGAGAAGCTAATTGAAGAATTTATGCTTGCCGCTAATGAGACTGTCGCTGAACACTTCCATTGGTTAAAATTGCCGTTTGTATACCGGATTCACGAAGACCCTGATGCGGATAAATTCAATTCGTTTTTAGAGTTTATTACTGGGTTTGGCTATGTGGTTCGGGGCACAGCCAATACCGTTCATCCTCGTGCCTTGCAAGCACTTTTAGAGGAAATTTCCGGCGAACCAGAAGAAATGGTCATTAGCCGCGTCATGCTGCGCTCAATGAAACAAGCGAAGTATGATGTCCATCCAGTTGGCCACTTTGGGTTGTCAGCAGACTTTTATACTCATTTTACTTCGCCAATTCGCCGTTATCCTGATTTGCTCGTCCACCGCCTCATCCGCACGTACTTGATCAAAGGCAAAACGGATCGCAATACGACGGCAAAATGGCAGGAAGTGCTGCCTGGTTTAACAGCTCACGCTTCGGAAATGGAGCGGCGCGCGATTGACGCTGAACGGGATACAGACAGCGTGAAAAAAGCCCAATACATGGAAGATAAAATTGGCGAGACGTTTACAGGGATCATTAGCGGTGTCACCAATTTCGGTCTATTTGTCGAATTGGAGAATACGGTTGAAGGGTTAGTCCATGTTAGCTATTTGACAGACGACTACTACCATTATGACCAAAAGCATTATGCGATGATTGGCGAACGAAGCGGCACCGTTTTCCGCATCGGCGATGAACTCGAAGTCCGCGTTATCCAAGTAAATGTCGAAGAAGCATCGGTCGACTTTGAAATTGTCGGTATGCAGCCCCGCAAGCCGCGGAAAATACTTGAGCGGCCAAAAGTGATTGATGGCGGAAAAAGACAGCAACGGAACGGAAAAAAACGTGACAAGAATCGTTTGACAGGCGATCCAAATAAAGATGGCAGCCGGTCAAAGGCAAAGCGGAAGAAAAAGCCGTTTTATGAAAACGCCCCTAAAGCGAAACGAAAAAAAGGCCGTCGTAAAACGCGGAAATGA
- a CDS encoding VOC family protein: protein MLEQLLYCHVPVSHLENAIKWYKEILHLEFVWHSEEERQAQLNFPSGQMLFLVESTHQTTATFKVNNQTHPVIAFQCKHIEALANHLKRNAVKVENIMDDGLGNLFLDFYDPDGNKFNVQCDK, encoded by the coding sequence ATGTTAGAACAACTATTATATTGTCATGTTCCTGTGTCACACTTAGAAAATGCGATCAAATGGTATAAGGAAATCCTACACCTTGAATTTGTTTGGCATAGTGAAGAGGAAAGACAAGCACAACTAAATTTCCCCTCTGGTCAAATGTTATTTTTAGTTGAATCCACTCATCAAACTACTGCAACATTTAAAGTCAACAATCAAACTCATCCAGTGATTGCCTTTCAATGCAAACATATAGAAGCGTTAGCCAATCACTTAAAAAGGAACGCAGTCAAAGTGGAAAACATTATGGATGATGGGCTCGGCAATTTATTTTTAGATTTCTATGATCCTGATGGGAACAAATTTAATGTACAATGTGATAAGTGA
- the secG gene encoding preprotein translocase subunit SecG yields the protein MQLFLMIALIIVSVLLVAVVLLQPGRSSGLSGAITGGAEQLLGKQKARGLDAVLHRATIVLAVLFFILTGLNAYFL from the coding sequence ATGCAGCTGTTTTTGATGATCGCATTAATTATTGTTTCTGTCCTCTTAGTCGCTGTCGTTCTTTTGCAGCCAGGTCGCAGCTCTGGGTTATCGGGCGCCATTACTGGAGGGGCAGAGCAGTTGCTAGGAAAACAAAAAGCGCGCGGGCTTGATGCGGTATTGCATCGAGCAACAATCGTACTTGCTGTTTTGTTTTTTATTTTGACAGGGTTAAATGCGTATTTCCTATAA
- a CDS encoding YjiH family protein, with amino-acid sequence MESYKSVQSNKQRPIQSRHLATFLIPSLAGAVLFLVPVKIDDNWTVFIGYLAGLIEDGLSGVLPGFLLALLVFSGVASFLCWAFKPRFILDKPALKTLFYTSFTWTAIRVLGAVFALMVMTGTGMEMVYSPATGGTVFTDLLPVLAVWSVVMGLLMPLLLDYGLMEWLGTLAQKIMRPLFKLPGRASVDSLASWMGNNMMSILITINQYENRYYTKKESAVIVTNFTITSIGFSLIIAKMLGLEHRFVSFYMTVLVGVLLAAFICPRIPPLATMKNTYHLGQPGAIEETAETGSLWKSAFARGVDKAKQAPHISTVLKKGAFNALDIWLGMLPLVMAIGTLALMVAEYTPVFTYLSYPLVPVLEWMQIPDAEAAAPAMLVGFADMFLPAILGAGIESELTRFVIGAVSLIQLVYMSEIGVMLIRSSIPINFWQLFVIFIQRTVIALPVVVLIAHFMIYR; translated from the coding sequence ATGGAATCATACAAATCGGTACAATCAAACAAACAACGTCCTATACAGTCGCGCCATCTTGCGACGTTTCTTATCCCATCTTTGGCTGGAGCGGTCCTGTTTTTAGTCCCTGTGAAAATAGATGACAATTGGACTGTTTTTATTGGCTATTTGGCTGGTTTAATAGAAGACGGCCTTTCTGGCGTTTTGCCTGGCTTTTTATTGGCCTTGCTTGTGTTTTCCGGTGTTGCTTCGTTTTTGTGTTGGGCGTTTAAACCTAGATTTATCTTGGATAAGCCAGCCTTAAAAACATTGTTTTATACATCTTTTACTTGGACGGCAATTCGTGTCCTCGGCGCTGTGTTTGCGCTAATGGTCATGACAGGGACTGGAATGGAAATGGTGTACAGCCCAGCAACAGGTGGGACAGTGTTTACTGATTTATTGCCTGTTCTTGCCGTGTGGTCGGTTGTAATGGGTCTGCTCATGCCGCTTTTGCTTGACTACGGGTTAATGGAGTGGCTTGGCACCCTTGCCCAAAAAATTATGCGCCCACTGTTCAAATTGCCTGGGCGCGCTTCTGTTGATTCTCTTGCCTCGTGGATGGGCAACAATATGATGAGCATTTTGATCACGATCAATCAATATGAAAATCGCTATTATACGAAAAAAGAGTCTGCTGTAATCGTCACGAATTTTACGATCACATCTATAGGCTTCAGTTTAATTATCGCTAAAATGCTAGGATTGGAACATCGCTTTGTATCTTTTTACATGACGGTTCTTGTAGGCGTTTTGCTCGCTGCGTTTATTTGCCCGCGCATTCCGCCGCTAGCGACAATGAAAAATACATATCACCTCGGCCAACCAGGAGCGATTGAAGAAACGGCGGAAACAGGCTCTTTATGGAAAAGCGCATTTGCCCGTGGCGTTGATAAGGCCAAACAAGCGCCCCATATAAGCACAGTGTTAAAAAAAGGAGCGTTCAACGCATTGGATATTTGGCTTGGCATGTTGCCACTTGTAATGGCAATTGGCACGCTTGCCTTAATGGTCGCCGAATATACACCTGTATTTACGTATCTTTCCTATCCACTTGTGCCTGTATTGGAATGGATGCAGATTCCAGACGCAGAGGCAGCTGCGCCAGCCATGCTTGTCGGCTTTGCAGATATGTTTTTGCCAGCTATACTAGGAGCAGGGATTGAAAGCGAGTTGACGCGTTTTGTCATTGGCGCTGTTTCGCTCATTCAACTTGTTTACATGTCTGAAATTGGTGTAATGCTTATTCGTTCAAGCATCCCGATCAACTTCTGGCAACTGTTTGTCATCTTTATTCAACGTACAGTGATTGCTTTGCCTGTCGTTGTGTTGATTGCCCACTTTATGATTTATCGTTAA
- a CDS encoding alpha/beta hydrolase, whose amino-acid sequence MKLVPPKPFTFEGGQRAVLLLHGFTGTTADVRMLGRFLQKHGYTCHAPLYRGHGVPPEELVKYSPEDWWADVQAAYEQLQQDGYKEIAVCGLSLGGVFSLKAGFSMPVKGIISMCAPVRPKTEEAIKVGMLRYAKEYKRLEKKEDAVIEAEISALAEKSLEPLYQLRQLMDDVREQLDLIYAPTFVVQARYDEMIDTESATIILDNVGTDDKQLKWYEHSTHVITLGEEKEQLHEDILEFLNHLDWSN is encoded by the coding sequence ATGAAATTAGTGCCACCTAAACCTTTTACATTTGAAGGAGGACAGCGGGCTGTTCTGTTATTGCATGGCTTTACAGGAACGACTGCTGATGTCCGCATGCTTGGCCGCTTTTTGCAAAAGCATGGCTATACATGCCATGCCCCTTTATATAGAGGGCATGGCGTGCCGCCAGAAGAGCTTGTAAAGTACAGCCCAGAAGATTGGTGGGCTGATGTACAGGCAGCGTATGAACAATTGCAACAAGATGGCTATAAGGAAATCGCAGTGTGCGGATTATCTCTAGGTGGTGTTTTTTCATTAAAAGCAGGTTTCTCTATGCCTGTAAAGGGAATCATATCGATGTGTGCCCCTGTCAGGCCCAAAACGGAGGAAGCGATCAAAGTTGGGATGCTCCGTTACGCGAAAGAGTACAAGCGTCTTGAAAAGAAAGAAGACGCGGTGATCGAAGCCGAAATTAGCGCGCTTGCAGAAAAATCGCTTGAGCCGCTTTATCAGTTGCGGCAGTTGATGGATGACGTACGGGAACAGCTTGACTTGATTTATGCGCCAACGTTCGTTGTCCAAGCGCGCTATGACGAAATGATCGATACCGAAAGCGCTACGATCATTTTGGACAATGTTGGCACAGACGACAAACAGCTAAAGTGGTATGAACATTCGACCCACGTGATTACACTCGGTGAGGAGAAAGAACAGCTTCATGAAGACATACTTGAGTTTTTAAATCACTTAGATTGGTCAAACTAA
- the smpB gene encoding SsrA-binding protein SmpB has protein sequence MGETTEGKVVAQNKKARHDYFIEETFEAGIVLTGTEIKSIRAGKMNLKDSFARIKNGEAFLYNAHISEYEQGNRYNHEPTRPRKLLLHKKQINTLIGQTQQKGYSIVPLKVYIKNGFAKVLIGLAKGKKNYDKRETLRRKDAKREVERAIKERMRS, from the coding sequence ATGGGAGAAACGACAGAAGGCAAAGTTGTTGCACAAAATAAAAAAGCACGCCATGATTATTTTATTGAAGAAACATTTGAAGCGGGCATTGTCCTAACCGGAACAGAAATCAAGTCGATTCGGGCTGGGAAAATGAATTTAAAAGATTCGTTTGCCCGCATCAAAAATGGTGAAGCTTTTTTGTACAATGCCCACATTAGTGAATACGAACAAGGCAACCGCTATAACCATGAACCGACACGGCCGCGGAAACTGTTGCTCCATAAAAAACAAATCAATACATTAATTGGGCAAACGCAGCAAAAAGGCTATTCAATCGTGCCATTAAAAGTCTATATTAAAAACGGCTTTGCTAAAGTGCTTATCGGCCTTGCAAAAGGGAAGAAAAACTACGATAAGCGTGAGACATTACGGCGAAAAGACGCGAAGCGCGAAGTGGAGCGGGCGATAAAAGAGCGAATGCGCAGTTAA
- a CDS encoding LLM class flavin-dependent oxidoreductase: protein MRLIILDQVPITIGQTAEQTAERTFSLVELAEQWGYERYWFAEHHGTRGLGSSAPEVWMAAAAARTKTIHVGSGGILLPQYSPYKVAAQLRQLETMFPGRIDGGIGNSPGGPERIRAALAYGHTEGIAMFWEKVDALSKWIQGGRHKEVTVSPKPASTPNLFILGLGERSAIEAGRRGLGFVHGRFIEPGRGRLAHAAYRQAFKGKGKPDALTAVFIICGETDEHAEELAKTQDLWLLRTEKGLDSRVPTSITAASAQLSEQDRARIQANRKRMIIGGPETVKRELEKIANETGCDQFLVLTNIDDFDEKCRSYERLVKATKSIISAD, encoded by the coding sequence GTGCGCTTAATCATTTTAGACCAAGTGCCTATAACGATAGGGCAAACAGCGGAACAAACAGCGGAACGAACGTTCTCTCTTGTTGAGCTTGCCGAACAATGGGGGTACGAACGGTATTGGTTTGCCGAACACCACGGTACGAGGGGGCTTGGTTCCAGTGCTCCTGAAGTGTGGATGGCAGCTGCTGCCGCAAGGACAAAGACGATTCATGTAGGCTCTGGAGGCATTTTGTTGCCCCAGTATAGCCCTTATAAAGTAGCGGCTCAGTTAAGGCAGCTAGAAACGATGTTCCCAGGTCGAATTGACGGCGGCATTGGCAACTCCCCTGGTGGCCCTGAACGAATCCGCGCGGCTCTTGCGTATGGACATACAGAGGGGATCGCCATGTTTTGGGAGAAAGTCGATGCCCTTTCCAAGTGGATACAAGGCGGCAGGCACAAGGAAGTGACTGTTTCGCCGAAACCAGCAAGTACACCAAACTTGTTTATCCTTGGTCTTGGAGAACGGAGCGCCATCGAAGCGGGCCGGCGGGGGTTAGGTTTTGTCCATGGGCGTTTTATCGAGCCTGGACGAGGGAGGTTGGCACACGCTGCATATCGACAAGCGTTTAAGGGCAAAGGGAAGCCAGATGCGTTAACGGCCGTATTTATCATTTGCGGCGAAACGGACGAGCATGCTGAAGAGTTGGCAAAGACCCAAGATTTATGGTTATTGCGGACGGAAAAAGGTTTAGATAGCCGCGTGCCAACCAGCATAACAGCCGCCTCTGCTCAGCTAAGCGAACAAGACCGTGCCCGTATCCAGGCGAATCGGAAGCGGATGATTATTGGCGGGCCTGAAACTGTAAAACGGGAATTAGAAAAAATCGCGAATGAAACAGGCTGCGACCAATTTCTAGTTTTAACGAATATCGATGATTTTGATGAAAAATGCCGTTCTTATGAACGGTTGGTGAAGGCCACAAAGTCGATAATATCAGCAGATTAA
- a CDS encoding DoxX family protein, producing MTKTEIGILLVRVTVGIIFLFHGLDKFNGGIEGTGAFFDSIGIPAAMASVVAFVEIIGGLALILGLGTRIIGAVFAAIMVVAIITAKWEAGLLGGYELDLILLVTSLLLVLNGSKLLAIDQLFGKKKRRRF from the coding sequence GTGACAAAAACAGAAATTGGCATATTGCTTGTCCGTGTCACCGTAGGAATCATTTTTCTATTCCACGGACTGGATAAGTTTAATGGCGGAATTGAAGGGACGGGCGCGTTTTTTGATTCAATCGGCATTCCAGCAGCAATGGCCAGCGTCGTTGCCTTTGTCGAGATCATTGGCGGGCTCGCCCTTATTCTCGGATTAGGAACCCGTATCATTGGCGCTGTGTTTGCGGCCATTATGGTTGTAGCCATCATAACCGCCAAATGGGAAGCAGGCTTGCTTGGCGGCTACGAGCTTGATCTTATTTTGCTAGTAACTTCGCTTTTGCTTGTGTTAAACGGCAGCAAACTGCTTGCCATCGATCAGCTTTTTGGAAAGAAAAAGCGCCGCCGCTTTTAA